From a region of the Microbacterium sp. nov. GSS16 genome:
- a CDS encoding carbon starvation CstA family protein: MTPVLLMLIGLAIFAVGYLFYSRYLANRVYRLDASFATPAHELNDGVDYVPTNKFILWGHHFTSVAGAAPIVGPAIAVIWGWVPAFLWVTLGTVFFAGMHDLGALWASTRNKGRSIGALSARYIGKRGAGLFLVVIFLLLLMVIAAFAVVIKNLLISTPSAVIPTWGAIVVALLVGIAVYRLRWPLLPVTVVGVATLYGLIVLGDQMPVVLPDDFLGMGPATFWILALFVYGAIASLLPVWVLLQPRDYINGVQLFVGLILLFGSVLTATLFSGAAPEIVAPAINTAVPEGTPSMVPLLFVTIACGAISGFHGMVSSGTSSKQLDKETDARFVGYFGAVGEGLLSLGTILAVIAGFRTVAEWDEVYSAFGAGGVGAFVTGGGALMQAGIGLPASLSATVLATMAVLFAATTMDTGMRLLRLVVQEIGDSVKLRITKVPATIVVVVVGLGLTFSQGLGGDGGLRIWPLFGTTNQLMASLTLSIIAVMLIRKRRNPLPALIPLVIVFVLSFWAAIEQLASFADPAKADWLLFALDVIIIASSVWVAVEAVLAMRRAAREEPEHEDEDARLEAVREEV; the protein is encoded by the coding sequence ATGACTCCCGTTCTTCTCATGCTCATCGGATTGGCGATCTTCGCCGTCGGATACCTGTTCTACTCGCGGTACCTGGCCAATCGGGTCTACCGCCTCGACGCGTCTTTCGCGACCCCCGCTCACGAGCTCAACGACGGCGTGGATTACGTGCCGACGAACAAGTTCATCCTCTGGGGGCACCACTTCACCTCGGTCGCCGGCGCGGCGCCCATCGTGGGGCCCGCCATCGCGGTGATCTGGGGATGGGTTCCGGCCTTCCTCTGGGTCACGCTCGGCACGGTGTTCTTCGCCGGCATGCACGACCTCGGAGCGCTGTGGGCCTCGACCCGCAACAAGGGCCGATCGATCGGCGCCCTGTCGGCGCGCTACATCGGCAAGCGTGGCGCCGGCCTGTTCCTCGTCGTGATCTTCCTGCTGCTGCTCATGGTGATCGCCGCCTTCGCGGTCGTCATCAAGAACCTGCTGATCTCCACACCCAGTGCGGTGATCCCCACCTGGGGAGCGATCGTGGTCGCACTGCTCGTCGGCATCGCCGTGTATCGCCTGCGCTGGCCGCTGCTGCCCGTGACCGTCGTCGGCGTCGCCACGCTGTATGGGCTGATCGTGCTCGGCGACCAGATGCCGGTCGTGCTGCCGGACGACTTCCTCGGCATGGGGCCTGCGACCTTCTGGATCCTCGCGCTGTTCGTCTACGGAGCCATCGCCTCGCTGCTGCCGGTGTGGGTGCTGCTGCAGCCGCGTGACTACATCAACGGCGTGCAGCTCTTCGTCGGGCTGATCCTGCTGTTCGGGTCGGTGCTCACCGCGACGCTCTTCTCGGGGGCCGCACCCGAGATCGTCGCGCCCGCGATCAACACCGCCGTTCCCGAGGGGACGCCGAGCATGGTTCCCCTGCTGTTCGTCACCATCGCGTGCGGTGCGATCTCGGGATTCCACGGCATGGTCTCGTCCGGCACGAGCTCGAAGCAGCTCGACAAGGAGACCGACGCCCGGTTCGTCGGCTACTTCGGCGCGGTGGGCGAGGGGCTGCTGTCGCTCGGAACGATCCTCGCGGTGATCGCAGGGTTCCGCACGGTCGCCGAGTGGGACGAGGTGTACAGCGCGTTCGGCGCGGGCGGCGTCGGAGCCTTCGTGACCGGTGGCGGTGCGCTGATGCAGGCGGGCATCGGGCTGCCCGCCTCGCTCAGCGCCACGGTGCTCGCCACCATGGCGGTGCTGTTCGCGGCGACGACCATGGATACCGGCATGCGCCTGCTGCGCTTGGTCGTACAGGAGATCGGCGACTCGGTGAAGCTGCGGATCACGAAGGTGCCCGCGACGATTGTCGTCGTCGTGGTCGGTCTCGGGCTCACCTTCTCGCAGGGCCTCGGCGGCGACGGCGGTCTTCGCATCTGGCCCCTGTTCGGAACGACGAACCAGCTGATGGCCTCGCTGACCCTGTCGATCATCGCGGTCATGCTCATCCGCAAGCGCCGCAACCCTCTGCCGGCGCTGATCCCGCTGGTGATCGTCTTCGTGCTGTCGTTCTGGGCGGCGATCGAGCAGCTCGCGTCGTTCGCCGACCCTGCGAAGGCGGACTGGCTGCTGTTCGCGCTGGATGTCATCATCATCGCCTCGAGCGTCTGGGTCGCCGTGGAGGCTGTGCTCGCGATGCGTCGGGCCGCGCGGGAGGAACCCGAGCACGAGGATGAGGACGCCCGGCTCGAGGCGGTTCGCGAGGAGGTCTGA
- a CDS encoding cory-CC-star protein, protein MSRTEAARRLRRRWAAFRRGLAEYYAGPYRQMLAREQRDEDDLFTLIVLGEALGVPDPAAYYSVELMPLVADDFHRWHRRMGMPRSPLDHVSCC, encoded by the coding sequence ATGAGTCGCACCGAGGCGGCCCGGCGCCTGCGCCGGCGCTGGGCCGCCTTCCGGCGGGGGCTGGCGGAGTACTACGCCGGCCCCTATCGGCAGATGCTCGCCCGCGAGCAGCGCGATGAGGACGACCTGTTCACCCTGATCGTGCTCGGCGAGGCGCTCGGTGTTCCCGACCCGGCGGCGTACTACAGCGTCGAGCTCATGCCCCTCGTCGCCGATGACTTCCACCGCTGGCACCGACGGATGGGCATGCCGCGATCACCCCTGGATCACGTCTCGTGCTGCTAG
- a CDS encoding ArsA family ATPase produces MLLDAFRRPLLFVGGKGGVGKTSLASALAVARARTGERVLVVSTDPAHNLGHLWRIEAGDAPVRLGRFGGGVVDGVEIDPQATIDRHLAAVEGTMLSMLPERQHGPAHTHLERARHAPGSHESAVLERIAEFVEAGRTDYDAVIFDTAPSGHTLRLLALPGQLAGWTETLLRNRDRSERFSAAMRGLTGAPDAQAEAQSDLRRALQRRRDRFAAMQQAVADPAQCGFAVVFTAEALPVAETLEVVANLRGMGVAVGALIANRRSPADAGELLAARRTVEDAHLRHVRDAVPDAAVIEIPLIAGELTGVQALVALADTLVEAERI; encoded by the coding sequence GTGCTGCTAGACGCTTTTCGGCGCCCCCTGCTGTTCGTGGGCGGCAAGGGCGGCGTAGGCAAGACGTCTCTGGCATCCGCGCTCGCCGTCGCACGCGCCCGCACTGGTGAGCGCGTGCTGGTGGTCTCGACAGACCCGGCCCACAACCTCGGGCATCTGTGGCGCATCGAGGCGGGCGACGCCCCGGTGAGGTTGGGGCGATTCGGTGGCGGAGTCGTCGACGGGGTCGAGATCGACCCGCAAGCCACGATCGACAGGCACCTGGCCGCGGTCGAGGGCACGATGCTGTCGATGCTGCCCGAACGGCAGCACGGCCCTGCGCACACGCATCTCGAGCGCGCACGCCATGCACCGGGCAGTCACGAGTCGGCGGTGCTGGAGCGCATCGCGGAGTTCGTGGAGGCCGGACGCACCGACTACGACGCCGTCATCTTCGACACCGCTCCATCGGGACACACACTGAGGCTGCTGGCTCTGCCGGGACAGCTCGCGGGGTGGACGGAGACGCTGCTGCGCAATCGCGACCGCTCCGAGCGATTCTCGGCAGCCATGCGTGGGCTGACGGGCGCGCCGGATGCCCAGGCCGAGGCTCAGTCCGATCTCCGCCGCGCCCTGCAGCGACGACGCGACCGCTTCGCGGCGATGCAGCAGGCCGTCGCGGACCCGGCGCAGTGCGGGTTCGCGGTCGTGTTCACCGCCGAGGCCCTTCCCGTCGCCGAGACGCTCGAGGTGGTGGCGAACCTGCGGGGAATGGGCGTCGCCGTCGGCGCACTGATCGCCAACCGGCGCTCGCCCGCCGATGCCGGCGAGCTGCTGGCGGCACGTCGCACCGTCGAGGACGCGCACCTCCGGCATGTGCGAGATGCCGTGCCCGATGCCGCGGTGATCGAGATCCCGCTGATCGCCGGGGAGCTGACGGGCGTCCAGGCGCTCGTGGCCCTCGCCGACACGCTGGTTGAGGCCGAGCGGATCTGA
- the ileS gene encoding isoleucine--tRNA ligase, whose translation MTYPRPSLRLADARSGEATSSSTGSAQAPGTESAFGPAAVTPSPRFPEIEREVLDFWKTDDTFRASIAQREGADEWVFYDGPPFANGLPHYGHLLTGYAKDVFPRFQTMIGKKVDRVFGWDTHGLPAELEAMKQLGITEKSEIEQMGIDVFNAKARDSVLTYTREWQDYVTRQARWVDFERGYKTLDLGYMESVLWAFKTLYDKGLAYEGYRVLPYCWRDETPLSAHELRMDDDVYKDRQDPSVTVTFPLVGAKAETLGLTAVRALAWTTTPWTLPTNLALVVGPDIEYVVLPGGPNGAADIVPGDDPAESDAHRYMLARDLLGGYAKDLGYESADDALAAVQQTVLGAELADVAYDRLFDYYADAEIWGTENAWRILVDDYVTTTDGTGIVHQAPAYGEDDQRVTNAAGIPTIISLDDGGRFLPSVTDVAGELWMDANTPLIRLLRAAGRMLREQSYVHSYPHCWRCRNPLIYKAVSSWFIRVTEIKDDLLANNEQITWVPENVKHGQFGKWLEGARDWSISRNRYWGSPIPIWKSDDPEHPRVDAYGSLEELERDFGTLPRNPEGEVDLHRPYIDDLTRPNPDDPTGRSTMRRIEDVFDVWFDSGSMPYAQVHYPFENQEWFDSHSPADFIVEYIGQTRGWFYVMHVLSTALFNRPAFTGVSCHGIVLGSDGYKMSKSLRNYPDVSEVLDRDGSDAMRWFLMSSSVLRGGNLAVTEEGIRAGVREFILPLWNSWYFFATYANASGDGGYEASWRTDSTDVLDRYILARLGDLVREVRADLEGLDSTTASARLRDFAEVLTNWYIRRSRDRFWEGAGDDPKSREAFDTLYTVLETLTRVAAPLVPLIGERVWQGLTGGRSVHLTDWPDADAFPAADEVRDAMDAVRELSSVGNALRKKEKLRVRLPLARLTVVSPLAADLAQFEGILREELNVKSVELVQLAETTASEYGITHRLSVNARAAGPRLGKEVQRVIRAAKDGFWAEEGGVVTADGIALEPHEYDLVLETAGRPEGEALALVPGGGFMLLDTVTTPELEAEGMARDAIRVVQEARKNAGLDVSDRIVLALNVSAADAEALRQHADLIAGETLAVGFAVQPTDEIEQVAESLGSPGDGVFRTSAKALGSQKATIIVTIDSNVAQEAAR comes from the coding sequence ATGACCTATCCGCGCCCTTCACTTCGACTCGCTGACGCCCGCTCAGGGGAGGCGACAAGCTCTTCGACCGGCTCAGCGCAGGCACCAGGGACCGAATCCGCCTTCGGTCCTGCCGCCGTCACCCCGAGCCCGCGCTTTCCCGAGATCGAGCGCGAGGTGCTCGACTTCTGGAAGACAGACGACACCTTCCGCGCCTCGATCGCGCAGCGCGAGGGCGCCGACGAGTGGGTCTTCTACGACGGCCCGCCCTTCGCCAACGGCCTGCCGCACTACGGGCACCTGCTCACCGGCTACGCGAAGGACGTCTTCCCGCGTTTTCAGACGATGATCGGCAAGAAGGTCGATCGCGTCTTCGGGTGGGACACGCACGGTCTTCCCGCCGAACTCGAGGCGATGAAGCAGCTCGGCATCACCGAGAAGAGCGAGATCGAGCAGATGGGCATCGACGTCTTCAACGCGAAGGCGCGCGACTCGGTGCTCACCTACACCCGCGAGTGGCAGGACTACGTGACCCGCCAGGCCCGCTGGGTCGACTTCGAGCGCGGCTACAAGACCCTCGATCTCGGCTACATGGAGAGCGTGCTCTGGGCGTTCAAGACGCTCTACGACAAGGGCCTCGCCTACGAGGGCTACCGTGTGCTGCCGTACTGCTGGCGCGACGAGACCCCGCTGTCGGCGCATGAGCTGCGCATGGACGACGACGTCTACAAGGACCGCCAGGACCCCTCGGTCACCGTGACCTTCCCCCTGGTGGGCGCCAAGGCCGAGACGCTCGGCCTCACCGCCGTCCGCGCCCTCGCCTGGACGACCACCCCGTGGACCCTCCCCACCAACCTCGCCCTCGTCGTCGGCCCCGACATCGAGTACGTGGTGCTGCCCGGCGGACCGAACGGCGCCGCCGACATCGTGCCGGGCGACGACCCGGCCGAGAGCGATGCGCATCGCTACATGCTCGCCCGCGACCTGCTCGGCGGCTACGCCAAGGATCTGGGATACGAGTCAGCAGACGACGCGCTCGCCGCCGTGCAGCAGACCGTGCTCGGCGCGGAGCTGGCCGACGTCGCATACGACAGGCTCTTCGACTACTACGCGGATGCCGAGATCTGGGGCACCGAGAACGCCTGGCGCATCCTCGTCGACGACTACGTGACCACCACCGACGGCACCGGCATCGTGCACCAGGCGCCGGCCTACGGTGAGGACGACCAGCGGGTGACGAACGCCGCCGGCATCCCGACGATCATCTCGCTCGACGACGGCGGGCGGTTTCTGCCGTCGGTCACCGATGTCGCCGGTGAGCTGTGGATGGACGCGAACACGCCGCTCATCCGCCTGCTGCGCGCGGCGGGACGGATGCTGCGCGAGCAGAGCTACGTGCACTCCTACCCGCACTGCTGGCGCTGCCGGAACCCGCTGATCTACAAGGCGGTGTCGAGCTGGTTCATCCGCGTCACCGAGATCAAGGACGATCTGCTCGCCAACAACGAGCAGATCACCTGGGTGCCCGAGAACGTCAAGCACGGCCAGTTCGGCAAGTGGCTCGAGGGCGCCCGCGACTGGTCGATCAGCCGCAACCGCTACTGGGGCTCACCTATCCCGATCTGGAAGAGCGACGACCCCGAGCACCCGCGCGTCGATGCCTACGGATCCCTCGAAGAGCTCGAGCGCGACTTCGGCACGCTGCCGCGAAACCCCGAGGGCGAGGTAGACCTGCACCGCCCGTACATCGACGACCTCACGCGTCCCAACCCGGACGACCCGACCGGGCGCAGCACGATGCGCCGCATCGAGGACGTCTTCGACGTGTGGTTCGACTCGGGATCGATGCCGTACGCGCAGGTGCACTACCCGTTCGAGAACCAGGAGTGGTTCGACTCGCACTCGCCGGCCGACTTCATCGTCGAGTACATCGGGCAGACCCGCGGCTGGTTCTATGTGATGCACGTGCTCTCGACCGCGCTGTTCAACCGCCCGGCGTTCACCGGCGTGAGCTGCCACGGCATCGTGCTCGGCAGCGACGGCTACAAGATGTCGAAGTCGCTGCGCAACTACCCGGACGTCAGCGAGGTGCTCGACCGGGACGGGTCGGATGCCATGCGCTGGTTCCTCATGTCGAGCTCGGTGCTGCGCGGCGGCAACCTGGCCGTCACCGAGGAGGGCATCCGCGCCGGGGTGCGCGAGTTCATCCTGCCACTGTGGAACTCGTGGTACTTCTTCGCGACCTACGCCAATGCTTCGGGTGACGGTGGATACGAGGCGTCGTGGCGCACCGACTCGACCGACGTGCTCGACCGGTACATCCTCGCCCGTCTCGGCGACCTCGTACGCGAGGTGCGCGCCGACCTCGAGGGGCTCGACTCGACGACGGCATCGGCACGCCTGCGCGACTTCGCCGAGGTGCTCACCAACTGGTACATCCGGCGCTCCCGCGACCGCTTCTGGGAGGGCGCCGGCGACGACCCGAAGAGCCGTGAGGCCTTCGACACGCTCTACACGGTGCTCGAGACGCTGACGCGCGTCGCGGCTCCGCTCGTGCCGCTGATCGGCGAGCGCGTGTGGCAGGGCCTGACCGGCGGGCGCAGCGTGCACCTGACCGACTGGCCGGATGCGGACGCGTTCCCCGCTGCGGATGAGGTGCGTGACGCCATGGACGCGGTCCGCGAGCTCTCCAGCGTCGGCAACGCGCTGCGCAAGAAGGAGAAGCTGCGCGTGCGACTGCCGCTCGCCCGCCTCACGGTCGTGTCGCCGCTCGCGGCGGACCTCGCCCAGTTCGAGGGCATCCTGCGAGAAGAGCTCAACGTGAAGTCGGTCGAGCTGGTGCAGCTCGCCGAGACGACGGCATCCGAGTACGGCATCACCCACCGCCTCAGCGTCAACGCCCGCGCCGCGGGACCGCGCCTGGGCAAGGAGGTGCAGAGGGTCATCCGCGCGGCGAAGGACGGCTTCTGGGCCGAGGAGGGCGGGGTGGTGACCGCCGACGGCATCGCTCTCGAGCCGCACGAGTACGACCTGGTGCTCGAGACCGCAGGGCGCCCGGAAGGCGAGGCCCTCGCCCTGGTGCCCGGCGGCGGGTTCATGCTGCTCGACACCGTGACCACGCCGGAGCTCGAGGCCGAGGGGATGGCGCGGGATGCGATCCGCGTCGTGCAGGAGGCTCGCAAGAACGCCGGTCTCGACGTGAGCGACCGCATCGTGCTCGCTCTGAACGTCTCCGCGGCGGACGCGGAGGCTCTCCGTCAGCACGCCGACCTGATCGCCGGCGAGACGCTCGCGGTCGGATTCGCGGTGCAGCCCACCGACGAGATCGAGCAGGTGGCCGAAAGCCTGGGCAGTCCCGGTGACGGCGTGTTCCGCACCAGCGCCAAGGCGCTGGGATCGCAGAAGGCGACGATCATCGTCACGATCGATTCGAACGTCGCCCAGGAGGCAGCGCGATGA
- a CDS encoding bifunctional folylpolyglutamate synthase/dihydrofolate synthase produces the protein MSDTQRADVVYEKLLERAGERWVQPRKERVARILTLLDDPQRTYRVVHITGTNGKTSTARMIESLLRSHGLRTGLFTSPHLKRFTERIMIDGEPIADGAVADAWDEIEPFVDIVDAELEAAGDAPLTFFELLTVLAFVAASDAPVDVLVLEVGMGGSWDSTNTADGDVAVFAPIDMDHADRLGATVEAIAEVKAGIIKDGAAVVSAEQKPEVAAVLRRVASEKDATIAFEGEDFGLSDQKLAVGGQLIGIRGLAGDYVDEYLPLYGAHQGHNAALAVAAVESLIGGASQRIVGDILADGLQNATSPGRLQLVGIAPTVVVDAAHNPHGAAALARSLDDSFDFDEWGLVLGVFADKDADGIVDQLLPQVAEVFATAPDSDRAADADAIADLVEERGRRASVHPTLADAVDAAREWAASADRRAVVIAGSIVLAGEALLLSEEEDWKSGWRA, from the coding sequence ATGAGCGACACCCAGCGGGCCGACGTCGTCTACGAAAAGCTGCTCGAGCGGGCGGGGGAGCGGTGGGTTCAGCCGCGCAAGGAGCGGGTCGCCCGCATCCTGACCCTGCTCGACGATCCGCAGCGCACCTACCGCGTCGTGCACATCACCGGCACGAACGGCAAGACCTCGACTGCGCGCATGATCGAGAGCCTGCTGCGCTCGCACGGGCTGCGCACCGGCCTGTTCACCAGCCCGCACCTCAAGCGCTTCACCGAGCGGATCATGATCGACGGCGAGCCGATCGCCGATGGAGCTGTGGCGGACGCCTGGGATGAGATCGAGCCGTTCGTCGACATCGTCGACGCCGAGCTGGAGGCTGCGGGAGACGCGCCGCTGACGTTCTTCGAGCTGCTCACGGTGCTCGCCTTCGTCGCCGCGTCGGACGCGCCGGTCGACGTGCTCGTGCTGGAAGTGGGAATGGGCGGGTCGTGGGACTCGACCAACACCGCCGACGGCGACGTCGCGGTCTTCGCGCCGATCGACATGGATCACGCAGACCGTCTCGGCGCCACGGTCGAGGCCATCGCCGAGGTGAAAGCCGGGATCATCAAAGACGGCGCCGCCGTCGTCTCGGCGGAGCAGAAGCCCGAGGTCGCGGCGGTGCTGCGCCGCGTCGCAAGCGAGAAGGATGCGACGATCGCGTTCGAGGGCGAGGATTTCGGACTCAGCGATCAGAAGCTCGCCGTCGGTGGTCAGCTGATCGGCATCCGCGGACTGGCCGGCGATTACGTCGACGAGTACCTCCCGTTGTACGGCGCGCACCAGGGGCACAACGCCGCCCTCGCCGTCGCCGCGGTCGAGTCGCTGATCGGCGGGGCATCGCAGCGCATCGTCGGCGACATCCTCGCCGACGGGCTGCAGAACGCGACATCTCCGGGGCGCCTGCAGCTGGTCGGCATCGCGCCGACTGTGGTCGTGGATGCCGCGCACAACCCGCACGGCGCCGCAGCGCTGGCGCGCTCGCTCGATGACAGCTTCGACTTCGACGAATGGGGGCTCGTGCTCGGCGTGTTCGCCGACAAGGACGCTGACGGCATCGTCGATCAGCTGCTCCCGCAGGTCGCCGAGGTGTTCGCGACAGCTCCCGATTCCGATCGCGCGGCGGATGCGGATGCCATCGCCGACCTCGTCGAGGAGCGCGGCCGCCGCGCGAGCGTGCATCCGACCCTCGCCGACGCCGTCGATGCGGCCCGGGAGTGGGCGGCCTCGGCCGACCGTCGCGCCGTGGTGATCGCAGGCTCGATCGTGCTGGCGGGCGAGGCCCTGCTGCTCTCGGAGGAGGAGGACTGGAAGTCGGGGTGGCGCGCATGA
- a CDS encoding DUF4233 domain-containing protein, which produces MTARAARPVRAPRTLVQKLGAIVLGFEAIGALLAGLVIFGLKALPAGMPPWWGIVAGAVVAIALVAVAGAIAKPWAVPAGWALQVVIALGALLVPAIAFVVLIFGGMWAYATIGGARIDRQRPTGPPAEPHTESE; this is translated from the coding sequence ATGACCGCCCGCGCCGCACGACCCGTCCGCGCGCCCCGCACCCTGGTGCAGAAGCTCGGGGCGATCGTTCTCGGATTCGAGGCGATCGGCGCCCTGCTCGCGGGGCTCGTGATCTTCGGGCTCAAGGCACTGCCCGCGGGCATGCCGCCTTGGTGGGGGATCGTGGCAGGTGCGGTCGTCGCGATCGCGCTCGTCGCGGTCGCCGGCGCCATCGCGAAGCCGTGGGCCGTCCCCGCCGGGTGGGCGCTGCAGGTCGTCATCGCGCTCGGCGCGCTGCTCGTGCCCGCGATCGCGTTCGTCGTGCTGATTTTCGGCGGCATGTGGGCGTATGCGACGATCGGTGGGGCCCGCATCGACCGACAGCGGCCGACGGGCCCGCCGGCAGAACCTCACACAGAGAGCGAATGA
- the ndk gene encoding nucleoside-diphosphate kinase, whose product MATEETLVLVKPDGVARGLTGSILARIEAKGYSLVDLRLVEPDRDRLAAHYAEHEGKPFYEPLLEFMMSGPSVAIRLAGNRVIEGFRSLAGTTDPTTAAPGTIRGDFGRDWGLKVQQNLVHGSDSPESAARELGIWFD is encoded by the coding sequence ATGGCCACTGAAGAAACCCTCGTCCTCGTCAAGCCCGATGGCGTCGCCCGCGGCCTGACCGGCAGCATCCTCGCCCGCATCGAGGCGAAGGGCTACTCGCTCGTCGACCTGCGCCTGGTCGAGCCCGACCGAGACCGGCTCGCCGCGCACTACGCCGAGCACGAGGGCAAGCCGTTCTACGAGCCCCTGCTCGAGTTCATGATGTCGGGCCCGTCGGTGGCCATCCGCCTCGCGGGGAACCGCGTCATCGAGGGGTTCCGCTCGCTCGCGGGAACCACCGATCCGACCACTGCAGCCCCCGGCACCATCCGCGGCGACTTCGGCCGCGACTGGGGCCTGAAGGTGCAGCAGAACCTCGTGCACGGCTCCGACAGCCCGGAGTCCGCGGCACGCGAGCTCGGCATCTGGTTCGACTGA
- a CDS encoding vitamin K epoxide reductase family protein, which produces MTTARTRHVGYGIWLVVAAILGWWAAFQLTIEKFYVLENPGETSSCYVSVMLQCDKNLGSWQGAVFGFPNPLIGVTAWMAVLVVGVAVLAGVRFPRWFWGLFGVGVLGAFIFVCWLIGQSIYNLHTLCPWCMATWAVTIPTFFATALHLVRNGTLGRSAAARERAGRLMVWVPLATILAYAIVIAMAQLAGLDLLGEVIDMVF; this is translated from the coding sequence ATGACCACCGCGCGCACCCGCCATGTCGGCTACGGAATCTGGCTCGTCGTCGCCGCGATACTCGGATGGTGGGCAGCGTTCCAACTCACGATCGAGAAGTTCTACGTGCTCGAGAATCCGGGCGAGACGTCGAGCTGCTACGTGAGCGTCATGCTGCAGTGCGACAAGAACCTCGGATCGTGGCAGGGGGCGGTCTTCGGCTTCCCCAATCCGCTGATAGGAGTCACCGCATGGATGGCGGTGCTCGTGGTGGGTGTCGCCGTGCTCGCAGGAGTGCGGTTCCCCCGCTGGTTCTGGGGCCTGTTCGGCGTCGGCGTGCTCGGCGCCTTCATCTTCGTGTGCTGGCTGATCGGTCAGAGCATCTACAACCTGCACACCCTGTGCCCATGGTGCATGGCGACCTGGGCGGTGACCATCCCGACCTTCTTCGCGACCGCGCTGCATCTCGTGCGCAACGGCACCCTCGGTCGATCCGCGGCGGCGCGTGAGCGCGCCGGGCGACTCATGGTGTGGGTGCCGCTGGCGACGATCCTCGCCTACGCGATCGTCATCGCGATGGCGCAGCTCGCCGGGCTCGACCTGCTGGGCGAGGTCATCGACATGGTCTTCTGA